From one Bacteroides fragilis NCTC 9343 genomic stretch:
- a CDS encoding helix-turn-helix domain-containing protein, with protein sequence MSNNQQMMLNRIKVVLAEKQRTNRWLAEQMGKSENTISRWCSNKSQPSLDMLVKVAELLNVDPRQLINGKIKI encoded by the coding sequence ATGTCGAATAATCAACAAATGATGCTGAATAGAATAAAAGTGGTACTTGCAGAAAAGCAAAGAACCAATAGATGGTTGGCAGAGCAAATGGGTAAGTCCGAGAATACAATTTCAAGATGGTGTTCCAATAAGTCACAACCATCCCTTGATATGTTGGTTAAAGTTGCAGAATTACTTAATGTTGACCCTCGTCAACTCATAAATGGTAAAATAAAAATTTAG
- a CDS encoding type II toxin-antitoxin system HipA family toxin yields the protein MKTLYVYADFDWLKETELVGELGYESLRGSDSYCFTFSNEWLKKHGDLFLSDDLNNYPGQQYTQPEKDIFGCFSDSLPDRWGRTLLLRREQITAMEEKRPVRRLSSFDFLTGIDDFSRMGAFRFKESKDGGFINVSESLKIPPLTDIRELIAASAEIEKSEEGNVLPDKKWVAQLVQPGSSLGGARPKASVIDTDKTLYVAKFPSRKDDYDAGLWEHFSHLLAIKAGINAAKTKVLATGEKYHTLLSQRFDRTQEGKRIHFASAMTLLGLNDGDNATTGHGYLDIVDFIIQNCTNVEDNLQELYRRAAFNICIGNSDDHFRNHGFLLTAKGWTLSPAYDMNPTLNEYQSLLISSTSNKADLNILLDACEDYMLNRKAAKKIISEVIGTIKEWRELATRLGISKRGMDMFAGVLNKRCKE from the coding sequence ATGAAAACATTATATGTATATGCCGATTTTGATTGGCTTAAGGAGACAGAACTTGTTGGTGAGTTAGGCTATGAATCTCTTCGTGGTTCGGACAGTTATTGCTTTACCTTCAGCAATGAATGGTTGAAAAAACACGGAGATTTGTTTTTGAGTGATGACCTGAATAATTATCCGGGACAGCAATATACGCAACCGGAGAAAGATATATTCGGATGTTTCTCGGATTCATTGCCGGATCGTTGGGGACGAACATTGTTGTTGCGACGTGAGCAGATTACTGCGATGGAAGAGAAACGACCGGTACGGAGACTGTCATCTTTCGATTTTTTGACCGGTATCGATGACTTTTCCCGAATGGGTGCTTTCCGTTTCAAGGAGTCAAAAGACGGGGGATTTATAAATGTAAGTGAGTCGTTGAAAATCCCACCTCTGACTGATATAAGGGAGTTGATTGCAGCCAGTGCGGAAATCGAGAAAAGCGAAGAGGGGAATGTCCTGCCTGATAAGAAATGGGTTGCCCAACTCGTGCAACCGGGTTCTTCACTAGGTGGAGCAAGACCCAAAGCCAGTGTGATTGACACGGATAAAACGCTTTATGTCGCCAAGTTCCCTTCTCGCAAGGATGATTACGATGCCGGACTTTGGGAGCATTTCAGCCATCTTCTTGCGATAAAAGCCGGTATAAATGCCGCGAAAACCAAAGTACTGGCAACAGGTGAGAAATATCACACCTTGCTTTCGCAACGCTTTGACAGAACCCAAGAAGGGAAACGGATTCACTTTGCTTCTGCCATGACTTTATTAGGACTCAATGACGGCGACAACGCAACTACGGGACACGGTTATCTGGATATAGTCGATTTCATAATCCAGAACTGTACGAATGTGGAAGATAATCTGCAGGAACTCTATCGCCGTGCAGCTTTCAATATCTGCATCGGCAATAGCGATGACCATTTCCGCAATCACGGTTTTCTTTTGACTGCAAAAGGTTGGACGCTTTCTCCTGCATACGATATGAATCCCACTCTGAATGAATATCAAAGTCTGCTTATTTCATCCACTTCCAACAAAGCTGACTTAAACATTTTGCTTGATGCTTGCGAAGATTATATGCTTAACCGAAAAGCTGCAAAGAAAATTATTTCTGAGGTAATTGGAACCATAAAAGAGTGGCGAGAACTGGCGACAAGATTAGGGATTTCCAAGAGAGGTATGGATATGTTTGCCGGAGTGTTGAATAAACGATGTAAGGAATAA